One genomic region from Candidatus Borkfalkia ceftriaxoniphila encodes:
- the fba gene encoding class II fructose-1,6-bisphosphate aldolase, with product MALVTSKEMFAKAYAGGYAIGAFNVNNMETIQGIVEAGKECNSPLILQVSAGARKYANPVYLKHLVEAAVEDTGLPIVMHLDHGASYEMCKDAIDGGFTSVMIDASHHSFAENIEITKKVVEYAHARGVVVEAELGQLAGIEDAVNVKAEDASFTQPDEVCEFTEKTGIDSLAIAIGTSHGAYKFKPGQKPQLRFDILEEVGKRLPGFPIVLHGASSVPQDRVAVINQFGGAMPDAIGIPEEMLRKAASMAVCKINIDSDLRVAFTAAIRKHFAENPSHFDPRQYLGDARAAVKEIVKHKICDVLGSNGKA from the coding sequence ATGGCATTAGTGACTTCAAAAGAAATGTTCGCGAAAGCGTATGCGGGCGGCTATGCGATCGGCGCTTTCAACGTGAACAACATGGAGACCATTCAGGGAATCGTAGAGGCGGGCAAGGAATGTAATTCTCCCCTGATTTTACAGGTTTCCGCGGGTGCGAGAAAGTACGCCAACCCCGTTTACCTGAAACATCTCGTGGAGGCTGCCGTCGAAGATACGGGCCTGCCCATCGTCATGCACCTCGACCACGGCGCGTCGTACGAAATGTGTAAGGACGCCATCGACGGCGGATTCACTTCCGTCATGATCGACGCTTCGCACCATTCTTTCGCCGAGAATATCGAGATCACCAAAAAGGTCGTGGAATACGCCCACGCGCGCGGCGTTGTCGTCGAGGCGGAACTCGGACAACTCGCGGGCATCGAGGACGCGGTCAACGTCAAGGCGGAGGACGCCAGTTTTACCCAGCCCGACGAAGTGTGCGAATTTACCGAAAAGACGGGCATCGATTCGTTGGCGATCGCCATCGGAACGAGCCACGGCGCCTATAAATTCAAACCCGGCCAAAAGCCGCAGTTGCGTTTCGATATCCTGGAAGAAGTGGGCAAGCGCCTTCCCGGATTCCCCATCGTTCTGCACGGCGCGTCCAGCGTGCCGCAGGACAGAGTCGCCGTCATCAACCAATTCGGCGGCGCCATGCCCGACGCGATCGGCATTCCCGAAGAGATGCTGAGAAAAGCCGCGTCGATGGCGGTATGCAAGATCAACATCGACTCCGACCTCCGCGTGGCGTTTACCGCCGCGATCCGTAAACATTTTGCGGAGAACCCCTCCCACTTCGATCCCAGACAGTACCTGGGCGATGCGAGAGCGGCGGTCAAAGAGATCGTCAAACATAAAATCTGCGACGTGCTCGGCTCCAACGGCAAAGCATAA
- a CDS encoding ABC transporter ATP-binding protein — protein sequence MVKTLAKSIREYKTPSILSPIFVSLEVIVECIMPLFIMRFIEEISNGKDSNSLPMEIILYYGGILVGMALLSLTFGMLSGRFAARASAGFAKNLRKDMYYAIQDYSFSNIDKFSTSSLVTRLTTDVTNVQMAYMMIIRVAIRCPLMLAFSLAMAFTVNVTISWVFVALIPILAGVLTAVILKCFPIFERVFKKYDNMNRSIREDIKGIRVVKSFVREDFEKQKFEKTSADVAKDFTLGERLMAINTPVMQFCIWFSFLMIFLLAALLTVGGKPVGEGDLTVLIMYASQILSSIMQLSMVLVMIIIARTSVKRIVDVLQEKSNIVSPEQAVKEVESGDIVFENVNFKYAAQAEKFALSGVDLKIKAGQTVGILGGTGASKSTLVNLIPRLYDTTEGAVYVGGVNVKDYDIEALRNKVAMVLQKNVLFSGTIKENLRWGKADATDEEIEHACKLACADDFIQAFPDKYDTYIEQGGSNVSGGQKQRLCIARALLKDPKVLILDDSTSAVDTKTDAMIRKSFRDEIPDVTKIIIAQRVSSVQDADQIVILNNGRIDAVGTHEELLKNNEIYQEVYYSQNKIGGAANEQA from the coding sequence ATGGTAAAAACTTTGGCCAAAAGTATCCGGGAATATAAAACTCCGTCTATACTTTCTCCGATTTTCGTATCTTTGGAAGTGATTGTCGAATGTATCATGCCGCTGTTCATCATGCGGTTCATCGAAGAAATTTCAAACGGCAAGGACAGCAATTCGCTTCCTATGGAAATCATCTTGTATTACGGCGGAATTTTGGTCGGGATGGCTCTGCTGTCTTTGACTTTCGGGATGCTGTCAGGCAGATTTGCGGCGCGTGCGAGCGCGGGATTTGCCAAGAACCTGAGAAAGGATATGTATTATGCGATACAGGATTATTCTTTCTCCAATATCGATAAGTTTTCGACTTCGAGCCTGGTGACGCGCCTTACGACAGACGTCACGAACGTGCAGATGGCGTATATGATGATCATTCGCGTCGCCATCCGCTGCCCGCTCATGCTGGCCTTTTCCCTCGCGATGGCGTTCACGGTCAACGTGACCATTTCATGGGTGTTCGTGGCACTCATTCCCATTCTGGCGGGCGTGCTCACGGCCGTGATCTTGAAATGTTTCCCCATTTTCGAGCGCGTGTTCAAAAAATACGACAACATGAACCGCTCGATCCGCGAGGATATCAAGGGGATCCGCGTCGTCAAATCCTTCGTCCGCGAAGATTTCGAAAAACAGAAATTCGAAAAGACTTCCGCGGACGTGGCGAAGGACTTTACGCTCGGCGAACGCCTGATGGCGATCAATACGCCCGTCATGCAGTTCTGCATATGGTTTTCCTTTCTCATGATCTTCCTTTTGGCGGCGCTTCTGACGGTGGGCGGCAAGCCCGTGGGCGAGGGCGATCTGACCGTTCTAATCATGTACGCTTCGCAGATACTTTCCAGTATAATGCAACTTTCCATGGTTCTCGTCATGATCATCATCGCGCGCACGTCGGTCAAGCGTATCGTGGACGTATTGCAGGAAAAGAGCAACATCGTTTCTCCCGAGCAAGCGGTCAAAGAAGTCGAGAGCGGCGACATCGTGTTTGAAAACGTCAACTTCAAGTACGCGGCGCAGGCGGAAAAATTCGCGCTTTCGGGCGTGGATCTGAAGATCAAGGCAGGGCAGACCGTGGGGATCTTAGGCGGCACGGGTGCTTCCAAATCCACGCTCGTCAATCTGATCCCGCGCCTTTACGACACGACGGAGGGCGCTGTCTACGTGGGCGGCGTCAACGTCAAAGATTACGATATCGAGGCGCTGCGCAACAAAGTCGCCATGGTCTTGCAGAAGAACGTCCTGTTTTCGGGGACCATCAAAGAAAATCTGCGCTGGGGCAAGGCGGACGCGACGGACGAAGAGATCGAGCACGCGTGCAAACTCGCCTGCGCGGACGACTTTATCCAGGCTTTCCCCGACAAATACGATACATATATCGAACAGGGGGGCAGCAACGTGTCGGGCGGACAGAAACAGCGGCTCTGCATCGCGCGCGCCCTTCTCAAGGATCCCAAGGTGCTCATTCTGGACGATTCGACCAGCGCCGTGGATACCAAGACCGACGCGATGATCCGCAAATCTTTCCGCGACGAGATACCCGACGTGACGAAGATCATCATCGCGCAGCGCGTTTCCTCCGTGCAGGACGCCGACCAGATCGTCATTTTAAACAACGGCCGCATCGACGCGGTGGGTACCCACGAGGAACTGTTGAAAAACAACGAGATCTATCAGGAAGTATATTATTCCCAAAACAAAATAGGAGGTGCGGCAAATGAGCAAGCGTAA
- a CDS encoding Fur family transcriptional regulator: MRNTIQKQIILDTVRSMRDHPNADEIFAKISAEHPNISKATVYRNLNLMADQGMIRRVKLSEGPDRYDFNTPKHYHMRCRACGRIFDAPMATLDHLEETLGDTHGFEAQDHIIEFIGICPDCKNKK, from the coding sequence ATGAGAAACACGATTCAAAAACAAATCATTCTGGATACCGTGCGCTCGATGCGCGACCATCCGAACGCCGACGAAATTTTCGCGAAAATTTCCGCCGAACATCCGAATATCAGCAAGGCGACGGTGTACAGAAATTTAAATCTTATGGCGGATCAGGGCATGATACGGCGCGTGAAACTGAGCGAAGGGCCCGACCGTTACGATTTCAACACGCCCAAGCACTATCATATGCGCTGCAGAGCCTGCGGCCGCATTTTCGACGCGCCCATGGCAACTTTGGATCACCTCGAAGAAACGCTCGGCGACACGCACGGATTCGAGGCGCAGGATCACATCATCGAGTTTATCGGGATTTGTCCCGATTGCAAAAATAAAAAATAA
- the rbr gene encoding rubrerythrin: MAKNLKGTKTEANLQAAFAGESQARNKYTYYASKAKKEGYVQIANLFEETANNEKEHAKIWFKLLHGGMPDTAANLADAAAGENYEWTDMYATFAKEAKEEGFDDIAFLFEQVAKIEKEHEERYLKLLSNVKNDLVFSKDGDAVWQCSNCGHIVIGKKAPDVCPVCAHPQAYFQLRAENY; encoded by the coding sequence ATGGCTAAAAATCTGAAAGGCACAAAGACGGAAGCAAACTTGCAGGCGGCGTTCGCAGGCGAATCACAGGCGAGAAACAAGTATACCTACTACGCAAGCAAGGCGAAAAAGGAAGGCTACGTGCAGATAGCGAATCTTTTCGAAGAGACGGCGAACAACGAGAAAGAACATGCGAAGATCTGGTTCAAACTACTGCACGGCGGCATGCCCGACACCGCCGCCAACCTTGCGGACGCAGCCGCGGGCGAAAATTACGAATGGACGGATATGTACGCGACTTTCGCAAAAGAAGCGAAGGAAGAAGGCTTTGACGATATCGCGTTCCTCTTCGAACAGGTCGCCAAGATCGAAAAAGAGCACGAGGAAAGATATCTGAAACTTTTATCCAACGTGAAAAACGACCTGGTATTCAGCAAGGACGGCGACGCCGTCTGGCAGTGCTCCAACTGCGGGCATATCGTCATCGGCAAAAAAGCGCCCGACGTGTGCCCCGTATGCGCGCATCCGCAGGCATATTTTCAGTTGAGAGCGGAAAACTATTAA
- the gap gene encoding type I glyceraldehyde-3-phosphate dehydrogenase, giving the protein MANVKVAINGFGRIGRLAFRQMFGAKGYDVVAINDLTNPRMLAHLLKYDSAQGRYALADKVTATDNSIIVDGKEIKIYAEKNAADLPWGEIGVDVVLECTGFYCSKAKSQAHIDAGAKKVVISAPAGNDLPTIVYSVNEKTLTAADTIISAASCTTNCLAPMANTLNKFAKIKKGYMTTIHAYTGDQMTLDGPHRKDDLRRARAAAVNIVPNSTGAAKAIGLVIPELNGVLDGCAQRVPVPTGSLTQLIAIVDGDVDAKGVNAAMKAAASDSFGYTEDEIVSSDVIGITYGSLFDGTQTKCMPMGDGTTLVKVVSWYDNENSYTSQMVRTIKYFAELK; this is encoded by the coding sequence ATGGCAAATGTAAAAGTTGCAATCAACGGATTCGGCCGCATCGGCCGTCTGGCTTTCAGACAGATGTTCGGCGCCAAGGGTTACGACGTTGTCGCGATCAACGACCTGACCAATCCCAGAATGCTCGCACACCTTCTCAAATACGATTCCGCGCAGGGCAGATACGCTTTGGCGGACAAGGTCACCGCGACGGACAACTCCATCATCGTCGACGGAAAAGAGATCAAGATCTATGCGGAAAAGAACGCCGCCGACCTGCCTTGGGGCGAGATCGGCGTAGACGTCGTTCTCGAATGCACGGGATTCTATTGCTCCAAAGCGAAGAGTCAGGCGCACATCGACGCTGGCGCGAAGAAAGTCGTTATCTCCGCTCCCGCGGGCAACGACCTGCCCACCATCGTTTACAGCGTCAACGAAAAGACTTTGACCGCTGCCGACACCATCATTTCCGCGGCTTCGTGCACGACCAACTGCCTCGCGCCCATGGCGAACACGCTCAATAAATTCGCGAAGATCAAAAAAGGCTACATGACCACCATCCACGCCTACACGGGCGACCAGATGACGCTCGACGGCCCGCACCGCAAGGACGATTTGCGCCGCGCGAGAGCCGCTGCGGTCAATATCGTACCCAACAGCACGGGCGCGGCGAAAGCCATCGGCCTCGTGATCCCCGAACTCAACGGCGTTCTGGACGGATGCGCGCAGCGCGTTCCCGTACCTACGGGTTCTTTGACGCAACTCATCGCGATCGTCGACGGCGACGTGGACGCGAAGGGCGTCAACGCGGCGATGAAAGCGGCGGCGAGCGACTCTTTCGGTTATACCGAAGACGAGATCGTTTCTTCCGACGTGATCGGCATCACCTACGGCTCGCTGTTCGACGGCACGCAGACCAAATGTATGCCCATGGGCGACGGCACGACGCTCGTGAAAGTCGTTTCCTGGTACGACAACGAAAATTCCTATACCAGCCAGATGGTCAGAACCATCAAATATTTTGCCGAATTGAAGTAA
- a CDS encoding HAD family hydrolase → MKGAIFDLDGTLIDSMGLWLDIDREFFAKRNMSVPADYQRSIAHLGFKECAAFTVGQYLPNEKEEDVIAEWREMSLERYAAKDSARYMKPYAAEYLRSLKACGVRLCVATASHPELYEPILRNNGLFSLFDGFTTVDEVRKNKSFPDIFLKSAEKLGLAPADCVVYEDSFVALCSAKSANMRTVAVYDESAAGMVEELKRISDEFIYSFADLL, encoded by the coding sequence ATGAAAGGTGCAATTTTCGATCTTGACGGAACGCTCATCGACAGCATGGGGCTTTGGCTGGATATCGACAGGGAGTTTTTCGCCAAACGCAATATGTCGGTCCCCGCCGATTACCAGAGATCCATCGCCCATCTCGGTTTTAAGGAGTGCGCGGCGTTCACCGTCGGGCAATACCTGCCGAACGAGAAAGAGGAGGACGTGATCGCGGAATGGCGCGAAATGTCGCTGGAAAGATACGCGGCGAAGGACAGCGCCCGCTACATGAAACCCTACGCGGCGGAATATCTGAGATCGCTGAAAGCGTGCGGCGTGCGTCTGTGCGTAGCCACAGCCTCCCATCCCGAATTGTACGAACCTATCCTGCGCAACAACGGCCTGTTTTCGCTGTTCGACGGTTTTACCACCGTGGACGAAGTGCGTAAAAACAAATCCTTTCCCGATATCTTTTTGAAAAGCGCCGAAAAACTCGGCCTTGCGCCCGCGGACTGCGTGGTGTACGAGGACAGTTTCGTCGCCCTCTGCTCGGCAAAAAGCGCGAATATGCGCACGGTAGCCGTGTACGACGAGAGCGCCGCGGGAATGGTGGAAGAATTAAAGCGGATTTCCGACGAATTTATATACAGTTTTGCCGATCTGTTATAA
- the asnA gene encoding aspartate--ammonia ligase, with product MSVYHSKLNLMETEKALKDIKTIFERELSSALNLTRISAPLFVTRESGLNDNLNGVERPVSFDIKATGETAEVVHSLAKWKRFALAKYKFGPFFGLYTDMNAIRRDEDLDNLHSLYVDQWDWETVITREVRDVEYLKKTVRKIYAAMQNTAEEICREFPALDNFLTQEITFVTTQELEDLYPDLTPKERENTFVREHGSTFLMQIGAPLRSGAKHDGRAPDYDDWALNGDILLYYPVLDCAFEISSMGIRVDAESLHRQLAAENCLDRLQYPFHKALVSGELPLTMGGGIGQSRLCLFLLNKMHIGEVQVSLWDEKTVRYCAENNIPLM from the coding sequence ATGTCTGTATATCATTCCAAACTCAATCTTATGGAAACGGAAAAGGCGCTCAAAGACATCAAGACGATTTTCGAGCGCGAACTTTCCTCCGCGCTTAACTTAACGCGCATTTCCGCGCCGCTGTTCGTGACGAGAGAGAGCGGTCTCAACGATAATCTCAACGGCGTGGAGCGCCCCGTGTCCTTCGATATCAAAGCGACGGGCGAAACCGCGGAAGTGGTGCACAGCCTCGCAAAATGGAAGCGTTTTGCGCTCGCAAAATATAAATTCGGTCCCTTTTTCGGGCTTTACACGGATATGAACGCCATACGCCGCGACGAGGATCTGGATAATCTTCATTCTCTGTACGTAGACCAGTGGGACTGGGAAACGGTCATCACCCGCGAGGTGCGCGACGTCGAATACCTTAAAAAAACCGTTCGCAAAATTTACGCCGCCATGCAGAATACCGCAGAGGAGATCTGCCGCGAATTTCCCGCCCTCGATAATTTTCTGACCCAAGAGATCACGTTCGTCACCACGCAGGAACTGGAAGATCTGTACCCCGATCTCACGCCGAAGGAGCGCGAAAATACATTCGTGCGGGAACACGGCTCCACGTTTCTGATGCAGATCGGCGCGCCGCTCAGATCGGGCGCAAAGCACGACGGCAGGGCGCCCGACTACGACGACTGGGCGTTGAACGGCGATATCCTTCTCTATTATCCCGTGCTCGACTGCGCGTTCGAGATCTCTTCCATGGGGATCCGCGTGGACGCGGAATCGCTGCACAGACAGTTGGCGGCGGAAAACTGCCTCGACCGTCTGCAATATCCTTTCCACAAAGCGCTCGTTTCGGGCGAGTTGCCGCTCACCATGGGCGGGGGCATCGGACAGTCGCGCCTGTGTTTGTTCCTTTTGAACAAAATGCACATCGGCGAAGTGCAGGTTTCGTTGTGGGACGAAAAGACCGTGCGCTACTGCGCGGAAAACAATATTCCGCTCATGTAA
- a CDS encoding YoaK family protein: MKNKIFLWEQSLVTFAVFGLIGGFLESYTFVLHGNVFCNAQTGNLVLLVINLIDGKAAVSLKYLFSILAYAAGILLSVVIPRKIKAISRSTFMTFLEILVLVGLAFIPSSASNYYARTIVAFLCAVQYNTFTHCHGAAISTTFCTNNLRQMTLHLYDGIKLKSKESAKKAGIYAYLIAFFVLGAAVGVFASENLGNYSVLVCAAPLLPLFAFMVAEDFKKTKQETE; encoded by the coding sequence ATGAAAAACAAGATCTTTTTGTGGGAGCAATCGCTCGTGACCTTTGCGGTCTTCGGGCTCATCGGCGGGTTTCTTGAATCCTATACTTTCGTATTGCACGGCAACGTTTTCTGCAACGCGCAGACGGGCAACCTCGTGCTGCTCGTGATCAATCTGATCGACGGAAAAGCCGCCGTTTCGCTGAAATACTTATTTTCCATTCTCGCCTACGCCGCGGGTATCCTGCTCTCGGTCGTCATCCCCCGAAAGATCAAAGCGATCAGCCGCTCGACGTTTATGACCTTTTTGGAGATCTTAGTGCTCGTCGGGCTCGCGTTCATCCCCTCTTCCGCATCGAATTATTATGCCCGCACCATCGTGGCGTTTCTGTGCGCCGTACAGTACAACACCTTCACGCATTGCCACGGCGCGGCGATCAGCACCACGTTTTGCACCAACAATTTAAGGCAGATGACGCTGCATCTCTATGACGGGATCAAACTCAAAAGCAAAGAAAGCGCCAAAAAAGCGGGCATTTACGCATATCTCATCGCCTTTTTCGTACTCGGCGCGGCGGTGGGCGTGTTCGCGTCCGAAAATCTGGGCAATTACAGCGTGCTCGTGTGCGCGGCGCCCCTCCTCCCCCTCTTCGCGTTCATGGTCGCGGAAGATTTCAAAAAAACCAAACAGGAAACCGAATAA
- a CDS encoding MarR family winged helix-turn-helix transcriptional regulator: protein MDNKHIGYAVKSLHRRINQVIGRIPAIKENKNLTSVQIWILNFLFRNEGRDVFQKDIEAEFNTRRSTATELLKQMEKNGLIRRVCVDYDARLKKIVVTDHAEEIRKQIQTQIDKTEKTMTEGFTPAEIEAFFDYVERFKQNLAKCE from the coding sequence ATGGACAATAAGCATATCGGTTACGCGGTCAAATCGCTGCACCGCAGGATCAATCAGGTCATCGGCCGTATCCCCGCGATCAAAGAGAATAAAAATCTGACGAGTGTCCAGATATGGATACTCAATTTTTTATTTCGAAACGAGGGGCGCGACGTGTTTCAGAAGGACATCGAAGCGGAATTCAACACCCGCCGCTCGACAGCCACCGAACTTTTGAAACAGATGGAAAAGAACGGTCTGATCCGGCGCGTTTGCGTGGATTACGACGCGCGTCTGAAAAAGATCGTCGTTACGGATCATGCCGAGGAGATCCGCAAACAGATCCAGACGCAGATCGACAAGACCGAAAAAACGATGACCGAGGGCTTTACGCCCGCGGAGATCGAGGCGTTTTTCGATTATGTGGAACGGTTCAAGCAAAATCTCGCAAAATGCGAATAG
- a CDS encoding L-2-amino-thiazoline-4-carboxylic acid hydrolase translates to MNYDNTDLHFLHRHCIKRFGEEEGEKIYFRASKLYAELVVTTDYQNSAEAERQLKMLIFPVIAYYKTLRAFGYTEDSALGYVRLETEKAARNCADVLADQKRKLFPFHAFKRNIKKFMASKFPAPACKYADLCVRGKKISFQIKQCIYYGISIKFGCPELCTVFCEYGRIAFAGLGPHIVSERGKTLTEGHDQCEFAFVKGRK, encoded by the coding sequence ATGAATTACGATAATACAGATCTGCATTTTTTACACAGGCACTGTATCAAGAGGTTTGGCGAAGAGGAAGGGGAGAAGATCTATTTCCGTGCATCCAAACTCTATGCGGAGTTGGTAGTCACGACCGATTATCAGAACAGCGCGGAAGCGGAAAGACAATTGAAAATGCTGATTTTTCCCGTCATCGCCTATTACAAAACTCTGCGCGCGTTCGGCTATACGGAAGATTCGGCTTTGGGCTACGTCCGCCTCGAAACGGAAAAAGCGGCGAGAAACTGTGCGGACGTTCTGGCCGATCAGAAACGCAAACTCTTTCCCTTTCACGCGTTCAAGCGGAACATCAAAAAATTCATGGCTTCCAAGTTTCCCGCGCCCGCCTGCAAATATGCCGATCTTTGCGTGCGCGGCAAAAAGATCTCCTTTCAGATCAAACAGTGCATTTATTACGGTATTTCCATAAAATTCGGATGTCCCGAACTTTGCACGGTCTTCTGCGAATACGGACGCATCGCCTTTGCGGGTTTGGGCCCGCACATTGTCAGCGAGCGGGGGAAAACCCTGACAGAGGGGCACGATCAGTGCGAATTCGCCTTTGTCAAGGGGCGCAAATAA
- a CDS encoding flavin reductase, translating into MNEKAFHAMSYGVYIVTSWDNGRPVGCTANCAAQITASPATVMVSVNKDNYTNKCIADCGHFALSILSENSSPEIIGRFGFQSSRDRDKFAETAYAVKNSLPVVSDSCAYICCKVVDTMDSPTHTVFLGEVIGADVTSENTPMTYAYYHKVLKGKTGKNAPTYIKESPDEGKYVCSVCGHVYEGNIPFEDLPDDWRCPICSQPKSAFRKM; encoded by the coding sequence ATGAACGAAAAAGCATTCCACGCCATGTCTTACGGCGTGTACATCGTTACCTCTTGGGATAACGGCAGACCCGTCGGCTGCACCGCCAACTGCGCGGCGCAGATCACGGCGTCGCCCGCGACCGTAATGGTCAGCGTCAATAAGGACAATTATACGAACAAATGTATAGCCGACTGCGGCCATTTCGCCCTCTCTATCCTCTCCGAAAACAGCAGTCCCGAAATCATCGGACGTTTCGGCTTTCAATCTTCGCGCGATCGCGATAAATTCGCGGAAACCGCATATGCGGTGAAAAATTCGCTGCCCGTCGTTTCCGACAGTTGCGCGTATATCTGCTGCAAAGTCGTCGATACGATGGATTCTCCCACGCATACGGTCTTTCTGGGCGAGGTGATCGGCGCGGACGTGACTTCGGAGAACACCCCCATGACGTATGCTTATTACCATAAAGTACTCAAAGGCAAAACGGGCAAAAACGCTCCTACCTATATCAAAGAATCGCCCGACGAGGGAAAATACGTCTGCTCCGTATGCGGCCACGTGTACGAAGGCAACATTCCCTTCGAGGATCTGCCCGACGACTGGCGCTGCCCCATCTGCTCGCAGCCCAAATCGGCGTTTCGAAAAATGTAA
- a CDS encoding aminopeptidase: MRDQRIDKLADVLVNYSVRCQKGEKVLIEGRGIDAELIKALVEKVYEAGGFPFVEVVDLAVERALLLGTSKKHCELRAKYDKYRMEDMDCYIGVRGGSNTFELSDVPAENMQVYDRTYSYPVHHEIRVLKTKWVVLRYPNPSMAQNAGVSTEKFEDYYFDVCTLDYSRMDKAMDALKALMEKTDKVRLVSPGTDLTFSIKGIPAIKCAGNMNIPDGEIYTAPVKNSVNGVITYNAPSLHGGIKHENICLRFIEGKIVEATSSNTEALNKVLDTDSGARYVGEFAIGVNPFVTKPMLDILFDEKISGSIHFTPGCCYDDAYNGNKSSVHWDLVSIMTPEWGGGEIYFDDVLIRKDGLFVLDELKCLNPENLK, from the coding sequence ATGAGAGATCAAAGAATAGACAAACTGGCGGACGTTCTCGTCAATTATTCGGTACGATGCCAAAAGGGCGAAAAGGTGCTGATCGAAGGGCGCGGCATCGACGCGGAACTCATAAAAGCGCTCGTGGAAAAGGTTTACGAGGCGGGCGGCTTTCCCTTTGTGGAAGTGGTGGATCTGGCGGTGGAACGCGCTCTTTTGCTCGGAACGAGCAAAAAACACTGCGAACTGCGCGCCAAATACGATAAATACCGCATGGAGGACATGGATTGCTATATCGGCGTGCGCGGCGGCTCCAACACGTTCGAACTTTCCGACGTACCCGCCGAAAACATGCAGGTGTACGATCGGACGTACAGTTATCCCGTGCATCACGAGATCCGCGTATTAAAGACAAAATGGGTTGTGCTGCGCTATCCCAATCCTTCCATGGCGCAGAACGCGGGCGTTTCCACGGAAAAATTCGAAGACTATTATTTCGACGTGTGCACCCTCGATTATTCCAGGATGGACAAGGCGATGGACGCTTTGAAAGCGCTCATGGAAAAAACGGACAAGGTGCGCCTCGTATCTCCCGGCACCGATCTGACGTTCTCCATCAAGGGCATTCCCGCCATCAAATGCGCGGGCAACATGAACATTCCCGACGGCGAGATCTACACCGCGCCCGTTAAAAACAGCGTCAACGGCGTGATCACGTATAACGCGCCATCCCTGCACGGCGGCATCAAGCACGAAAACATCTGCCTGCGCTTTATCGAGGGCAAGATCGTGGAGGCGACTTCCTCCAATACGGAGGCTCTCAACAAGGTGCTCGACACCGACTCGGGCGCGCGCTATGTGGGCGAATTCGCCATCGGCGTCAATCCCTTCGTCACCAAACCCATGCTGGATATCCTGTTCGACGAAAAGATCTCGGGCTCTATCCATTTCACGCCCGGCTGCTGCTATGACGACGCGTACAACGGCAACAAGAGCAGCGTGCACTGGGATCTCGTTTCCATCATGACGCCCGAATGGGGCGGCGGCGAAATTTATTTCGACGACGTTCTCATCCGCAAAGACGGGCTGTTCGTCCTCGACGAACTTAAGTGTCTGAACCCCGAAAATTTAAAGTAG